Proteins from one Planctomyces sp. SH-PL62 genomic window:
- a CDS encoding M3 family oligoendopeptidase, which produces MTTTYEPETYPRRWLPEGVELKTWEQIEPWYQKLLAMPVDTPEQVEAWLTASGELNAVVGQEGTSRYVAMTCQTDDPAREAAYLEFVREVEPKLKPYLNEVRNKFLDAPGRAGLPTERYHVFSRSLENRRALYREANIPRETRLAELEQQYQKAVGAMTVEFQGQERTLAQLSPFLESPDREVRRQAWTLAAERRLVDREKLDELFDEMKGIRLEIAREAGFADYVAYAYRNRERFDYGPADAAKFHEAIEKTVVPLAAEIHREHRAGLGVDSLRPWDLSADPLGRPPLKPFEDVDRLAEGAEAIFREVDPELADQFGYMREHKLLDLANRKGKAPGGYQTTFEADRLPFIFMNAVGVDSDVRTLLHEGGHAFHTLASRGEPLAAYRECPLEFCEVASMTMELLGAGVADPFYDGEQAERSYRKLLEGIVTILPWIATVDAFQHWIYTNPDHTRDERRAAWRGLIQRFGGDVDWSGLEEARDHSWHRQLHIFLYPFYYIEYGLAQLGALQIWKRSLTNRPAAVASYRKALAIGGAAPLPQLFKAAGAHFAFDAETIAPLMATIGEELNRLAP; this is translated from the coding sequence ATGACCACGACTTACGAACCCGAGACGTACCCCCGCCGCTGGCTCCCCGAGGGCGTCGAGCTGAAGACCTGGGAGCAGATCGAGCCCTGGTATCAGAAGCTGCTGGCGATGCCCGTCGACACGCCCGAGCAGGTCGAAGCCTGGCTGACCGCCTCGGGCGAGCTGAACGCGGTCGTCGGCCAGGAGGGGACCTCGCGGTACGTCGCCATGACCTGCCAGACCGACGACCCCGCGCGCGAGGCCGCGTACCTGGAGTTCGTCCGCGAGGTCGAGCCCAAGCTCAAGCCCTATCTGAACGAGGTCCGCAACAAGTTCCTCGACGCCCCCGGCCGCGCGGGGCTCCCGACGGAGCGCTACCACGTCTTCAGCCGCTCGCTGGAGAACCGCCGGGCCCTCTATCGCGAGGCCAACATCCCCCGCGAGACGCGGCTCGCGGAGCTGGAGCAGCAGTACCAGAAGGCCGTCGGCGCGATGACCGTGGAGTTCCAGGGCCAGGAGCGGACGCTGGCGCAGCTCTCGCCGTTTTTGGAGTCGCCCGACCGCGAGGTACGCCGCCAGGCCTGGACGCTCGCCGCCGAGCGCCGGCTGGTCGACCGCGAAAAGCTCGACGAGTTGTTCGACGAGATGAAGGGGATCCGCCTGGAGATCGCCCGCGAGGCCGGCTTCGCCGACTACGTCGCCTACGCCTACCGCAACCGCGAGCGGTTCGATTACGGCCCGGCCGACGCCGCGAAGTTCCACGAGGCGATCGAGAAGACGGTCGTCCCCCTCGCCGCCGAGATCCATCGCGAGCACCGCGCGGGGCTGGGCGTGGATTCGCTCCGCCCCTGGGACCTCTCGGCCGACCCGCTCGGCCGGCCGCCGTTGAAGCCGTTCGAGGACGTGGACCGCCTCGCCGAGGGGGCCGAGGCCATCTTCCGCGAGGTCGACCCGGAACTCGCCGACCAGTTCGGCTACATGCGCGAGCACAAGCTGCTGGACCTGGCCAACCGCAAGGGGAAGGCCCCCGGCGGCTATCAGACGACGTTCGAGGCCGATCGGCTGCCGTTCATCTTCATGAACGCCGTGGGGGTCGACTCCGACGTCCGCACCCTGCTCCACGAGGGGGGCCACGCCTTCCACACCCTCGCCTCGCGCGGGGAGCCGCTCGCCGCGTATCGCGAGTGCCCCCTGGAGTTCTGCGAGGTCGCCTCCATGACCATGGAGCTCCTCGGCGCGGGGGTCGCGGACCCCTTCTACGACGGCGAGCAGGCCGAGCGATCGTACCGCAAGCTGCTGGAGGGGATCGTCACCATCCTCCCCTGGATCGCCACCGTCGACGCCTTCCAGCACTGGATCTACACCAACCCCGACCACACCCGAGACGAGCGCCGGGCGGCCTGGCGCGGCCTGATCCAGCGGTTCGGCGGGGACGTCGACTGGTCGGGGCTGGAAGAGGCCCGAGACCACTCCTGGCACCGCCAGCTCCACATTTTCCTGTACCCGTTCTACTACATCGAGTACGGCCTGGCGCAGCTCGGCGCCTTGCAGATCTGGAAGCGGAGCCTGACCAACCGCCCGGCGGCCGTCGCCTCCTATCGCAAGGCGCTGGCCATCGGCGGCGCGGCGCCGCTCCCCCAGTTGTTCAAGGCCGCCGGCGCCCACTTCGCCTTCGACGCCGAGACCATCGCCCCCCTCATGGCGACGATCGGCGAGGAATTGAATCGCCTGGCTCCGTAA